Proteins from one Psilocybe cubensis strain MGC-MH-2018 chromosome 11, whole genome shotgun sequence genomic window:
- a CDS encoding Glutathione S-transferase-like protein ustS translates to MSSRYGTSSRNMPPKLVLYDVRGHGAQPWMPNIWRIRFILNFKGLPYETVWIELQDVERALSHIKAPPSSVRSDGRPVYTLPVIVDPTRNPHSPIILSNSNTIAEYLEDTYPARPIFPQGSRAVQALFVHYIQEVFSKPLLPILVPMSHHQLPHSTQTHFRGGQAPATTLVGPQREMAWQAAREQFDFLAAIMDKNKGDGYGDGVVAYGNDVTYADFALCSILIWIKRMDAHEGWARVRTWNQGRWSRLLDRCRPFMDEC, encoded by the exons ATGTCATCCCGTTATGGGACCTCCAGTCGCAACATGCCTCCCAAGCTCGTCTTATATGATGTTCGAGGGCATGGTGCTCAGCCATGGATGCCCAACATCTGGAGAATAAG GTTTATTCTCAATTTCAAGGGCCTACCGTACGAAACAGTATGGATCGAGCTTCAGGACGTCGAAAGAGCTCTTAGCCATATCAAGGCTCCACCTTCATCTGTACGCAGTGACGGAAGACCGGTATACACCCTTCCCGTGATTGTGGACCCAACACGCAACCCACATTCCCCAATAATTTTGTCGAATTCTAATACCATCGCCGAATATCTTGAAGACACATACCCAGCTCGCCCTATTTTTCCCCAGGGTTCTAGGGCAGTTCAAGCCCTCTTCGTGCATTATATTCAAGAGGTGTTCTCGAAACCTCTCCTCCCAATACTAGTCCCTATGAGCCACCACCAACTTCCTCATTCAACACAAACCCATTTCCGTGGAGGACAGGCACCTGCTACGACCTTGGTAGGCCCACAACGAGAAATGGCCTGGCAGGCAGCCAGGGAACAATTCGATTTTCTGGCCGCAATAATGGATAAAAATAAAGGCGATGGATACGGTGACGGTGTCGTCGCATATGGGAATGATGTCACCTACGCAGACTTTGCTTTATGTTCCATATTAATTTGGATTAAGAGGATGGATGCCCACGAAGGCTGGGCCAGAGTGCGAACATGGAATCAGGGCCGTTGGAGTCGTCTTTTGGACAGGTGCCGGCCATTCATGGACGAGTGTTAA
- a CDS encoding sedoheptulose-7-phosphate:D-glyceraldehyde-3- phosphate transaldolase, whose protein sequence is MATSLEQLKATGTVVVSDSGDFETIDVYKPQDATTNPSLILAAANKPGYARLIDAAVQYGKSKGGSIDDQTNAAIDRLLVEFGKEILAIIPGRVSTEVDARLSFDKEGTKAKAKELIALYESVGIKKERVLIKIASTWEGIQAARELERDDGIHCNLTLLFGFGQAVACAEAGVTLISPFVGRILDWYKKSTGKNYEGDEDPGVKSVKKIFNYYKQHHYKTIVMGASFRNVGEIKALAGVDFLTIAPSLLEELKKSTDPVPKKLDSNAAAQADPIPKVSFIDNEPEFRWALLQDQMAFDKLHEGIKKFAEDGETLKNLLRAKISA, encoded by the exons ATGGCCACTTCCCTTGAACAGCTCAAAGCAACTGGCACCGTTGTTGTCTCCGACTCTGGCGACTTCGAAA CCATCGATGTTTACAAGCCCCAG GATGCCACCACTAATCCATCGCTTATCTTGGCTGCCGCCAACAAGCCTGGATACGCTCGTCTCATCGATGCTGCCGTGCAGTATGGAAAGTCGAAAGGCGGAAGCATTGACGATCAGACAAACGCTGCCATTGACCGCCTT CTTGTCGAATTCGGCAAGGAAATTCTTGCTATCATTCCCGGACGTGTTTCCACTGAAGTCGATGCCCGCCTTTCTTTCGATAAAGAGGGCACCAAGGCCAAG GCCAAGGAGCTCATCGCTCTCTACGAGTCTGTTGGCATCAAAAAGGAGCGAGTTCTTATTAAAATCGCATCCACCTGGGAAGGTATCCAGGCCGCTCGCGAACTCGAGCGTGACGACGGTATCCACTGCAATCTCACACTTCTCTTCGGCTTTGGACAAGCCGTTGCCTGTGCTGAAGCCGGTGTTACTCTGATCTCACCCTTTGTCGGACGT ATCCTCGATTGGTACAAGAAATCCACCGGCAAGAACTATGAAGGTGATGAGGATCCTGGTGTCAAATCTGTGAAGAAGATCTTCAACTACTACAAGCAACACCACTACAAGACTATTGTCATGGGGGCTTCTTTCCGAAAT GTTGGAGAGATCAAGGCCCTTGCTGGTGTCGATTTCCTCACCATCGCCCCCTCCCTTCTTGAGGAACTCAAGAAGTCCACCGACCCTGTTCCCAAGAAACTCGACTCTAACGCTG CCGCCCAAGCCGACCCTATCCCAAAGGTTAGCTTCATCGACAATGAGCCCGAGTTCCGATGGGCTCTTCTTCAAGACCAAATGGCCTTTGATAAGCTCCACGAGGGTATCAAGAAGTTCGCCGAAGACGGTGAAACCCTCAAGAATCTCCTCAGGGCTAAGATCTCCGCCTAA
- a CDS encoding Pyruvate dehydrogenase E1 component subunit alpha, mitochondrial, which translates to MSLGKGGLMHIFIPSIVGAQVPNGAGVSFAQKYMGEKTCTFALYDDGASNRGQVFEAYNMAKFTGMGTSAARSSSNTEYFKRGDKIPGLQVNRMDILATKHAVEYARKWTVDNQNGPLLLEFVTYRYGGHSMFDPGTTYRTREEVQRMRSTQDPICSLQKYIEEWGVANEQELKQLDRKAKAEVDATVEEAKASPEPLLTFAVLH; encoded by the exons ATGTCGCTTGGAAAGGGTGGTTTGATGCACATCTTTATCCCTTCTATTGTCGGTGCTCAAGTACCCAATGGTGCTGGTGTCAGCTTCGCCCAGAAGTACATGGGCGAGAAGACCTGCACTTTCGCTCTGTATGATGATGGGGCCAGCAACCGGGGACAGGTGTTTGAAGCCTACAACATG GCCAAATT TACGGGTATGGGTACCTCTGCCGCCCGCTCGTCCTCCAACACCGAGTACTTTAAGCGCGGTGACAAAATCCCTGGTCTCCAG GTTAACAGAATGGATATTCTCGCCACCAAGCATGCTGTTGAGTATGCCAGGAAGTGGACTGTCGACAACCAGAATGGTCCTCTTCTCCTTGAATTCGTGACATACCGCTATGGAGGACACTC CATGTTCGACCCAGGAACCACCTACCGTACCCGTGAGGAAGTCCAGCGTATGCGTTCTACCCAGGACCCCATCTGTAGTCTCCAGAAATACATCGAAGAGTGGGGTGTTGCAAACGAGCAGGAGCTTAAGCAGCTTGACAGGAAGGCCAAGGCTGAGGTCGACGCCACCGTCGAGGAGGCCAAGGCCAGCCCTGAACCATTGCTCACGTTTGCCGTCTTACATTGA
- a CDS encoding Cytochrome P450 monooxygenase COX2, whose protein sequence is MTIITELTTLVATYPVYATVIGALAYTLVVKKLPWKWLNRNPKRLPSPPGPKGYPLIGSVFEMPTERSWIVYDQWFKKYGDMVYFEALGQPFLVLGSLKRTGDLLEKRSSKYSDRLWLPMLIELMESDFNFGMLPYGQWWRRHRRSFKDHFNPEAIVNYRPIQLRSARSFLHRLLISPERFLDHITHTFGATIMSVAYGITVKESGDPYLATGHESQKGAAAAGIPGSFLVDMVPALKYVPSWFPGAGFKKKAAHWRQANQDLARIPFKYVEQQMENGTAVPCVATKLIEKLPDKSDPKYAEERKLAEDVAAVSYVGGADTTISTVQAFFMAMALYPEAQKKAQAQLDSVLGGKRLPDFNDRPSLPYINAMIKESLRWNQVAPLAVAHVSSEDDEYDGYFIPRGTIVMGNGWTILHDPEEFQDPYTYNPDRYLKDGQLNPNVRGPEAAAFGFGRRLWVNLTFGSMCPGRHMNDSGLYCLFSSILSVFDIKPPVDESGNPVQLKPEFTSDYLTWLVPVQDKDWT, encoded by the exons ATGACCATCATTACTGAATTGACGACACTGGTTGCAACGTACCCCGTATACGCGACCGTAATCGGGGCACTCGCGTATACTCTCGTGGTCAAGAAGTTGCCGTGGAAATGGCTTAATCGCAACCCAAAGAGACTCCCATCTCCTCCGGGTCCCAAAGGCTACCCTTTGATTGGTAGTGTTTTTGAAATGCCAACTGAACGGTCATGGATTGTGTATGACCAATGGTTTAAGAAATATG GCGACATGGTTTACTTTGAGGCTCTTGGACAACCCTTTCTTGTTCTAGGCTCCTTGAAAAGGACAGGCGACTTGCTCGAAAAGAGGTCTTCAAAATATTCCGACAGACTTTGGTTGCCTATGCTTATCGAACT CATGGAATCTGATTTCAACTTCGGCATGCTACCCTATGGGCAATGGTGGAGACGACACAGAAGATCGTTCAAGGACCACTTCAATCCAGAAGCTATCGTCAACTACCGACCGATACAATTGCGTTCTGCCCGATCGTTCCTGCACCGACTTCTTATATCGCCTGAGCGTTTTTTGGACCACATTACACA CACTTTTGGTGCTACGATCATGAGTGTGGCGTATGGTATCACAGTGAAGGAATCTGGTGATCCATATCTGGCGACTGGGCATGAGTCCCAGAAAggggcagcggcagcgggtATTCCTGGCTCATTTTTGGTTGATATGGTCCCCGCTCTGAAGTATGTTCCTTCGTGGTTCCCTGGCGCTGgtttcaagaaaaaggctGCCCATTGGAGACAAGCGAATCAAGACCTTGCCCGGATACCGTTTAAATACGTTGAACAACAGATG GAAAATGGAACAGCCGTGCCCTGTGTGGCTACTAAATTGATCGAAAAGCTGCCTGACAAGAGCGATCCAAAATACGCAGAGGAACGCAAACTTGCTGAAGATGTTGCAGCTGTGTCATATGTTG GTGGGGCGGATACC ACCATATCGACCGTTCAGGCTTTCTTTATGGCAATGGCACTGTACCCTGAAGCTCAGAAGAAAGCCCAGGCTCAGCTAGACTCAGTTCTTGGTGGTAAACGTCTCCCGGATTTTAACGACCGACCTTCTCTGCCCTACATAAATGCTATGATTAAAGAGAGCTTGCGTTGGAATCAAGTTGCGCCGCTAG CCGTTGCTCATGTGTCCTCGGAAGACGATGAGTACGATGGGTATTTCATTCCCCGTGGTACTATTGTAATGGGGAACGGATG GACCATTTTGCATGATCCGGAAGAATTTCAGGATCCCTACACATATAACCCTGACAGATATTTAAAGGATGGGCAGCTTAACCCTAATGTAAGGGGCCCCGAAGCCGCCGCCTTTGGTTTCGGACGACG ATTATGGGTTAATCTCACCTTCGGTAGCATGTGCCCTGGAAGGCACATGAACGATAGCGGACTCTACTGTCTGTTTTCATCCATTCTGTCGGTGTTCGATATTAAACCACCCGTCGATGAATCCGGAAACCCCGTACAGCTCAAACCAGAATTCACTAGTG ACTACCTGACGTGGCTTGTACCTGTCCAAGACAAAGATTGGACGTGA
- a CDS encoding Pyranose dehydrogenase 1, which produces MHPHSIPLSTILLTILSSSFAATIAHSAELTTRTYDYIIVGAGTAGLVLASRLTEDPKITVLVLEAGGSDANNTAISTPFLAASLTPNTMVDWNYTVTPQVGMENRTFAYPRGRVLGGCSSVNYLFHQYGSDEDWNRLASLSDDPGWSWNNMKRYVQKHERFVPPVDGHNTTGQFIPSLHGFNGMVPVSLPGNNQSVDSRVLAATGQSGPKFTYNQDMSGGGHSLLGIGFLQSSAGGGVRSSSSTTYLAKADKRPNLTVLINSVVTKLVQTGNAHSGHKSFRSVEFSASPGTALSSTGPGNKPDTVTARREVILAAGAVNTPQILQLSGIGDSRDLHELEINAIIDNPSVGANLSDHTLLPNIFTVNPQHESGTFDGVLRDPIQLNARIVQWQTNKTGLLVNNIANNLGFLRVPSNNPIFKMIKDPAPGPKSPHWEMIVSNFFLSPGVPIPPSGGFMTIVNVLISPTSRGTVKLRSNNPFDKPLIDPNYLRTEFDIVTMRESVKSTLDFASAPAFADYISGRYGTAFQQATTDDTIDAYVRSLTTTIFHPFGTAAMSRRSAQFGVVNPDLTVKGADGLRIVDASVIPYVPSTHTQGPVYLLAERAADIIKESFHETG; this is translated from the exons ATGCACCCACATTCCATTCCGCTTAGTACAATACTCTTGACTATCCTCTCTTCATCTTTTGCAGCTACTATTGCTCACTCAGCTGAGCTCACTACACGAACATATGACTATATTATCGTCGGAG CCGGAACTGCTGGCCTTGTATTAGCGAGTCGCCTAACAGAGGATCCCAAAATCACAGTTCTCGTTTTGGAGGCTGGCGGGAG TGATGCCAATAATACAGCCATTTCGACTCCTTTTTTGGCTGCGAGCTTGACTCCAA ATACAATGGTTGACTGGAATTATACTGTTACACCTCAAGTGGGAATGGAAAACCGTACATTCGCCTATCCCCGCGGACGAGTACTAGGAGGCTGCAGTTCCGTTA ATTATTTATTCCATCAATACGGTTCAGATGAGGATTGGAACCGACTGGCATCATTGTCGGATGATCCAGGGTGGTCATGGAATAATATGAAACGATACGTACAAAAG CACGAGAGGTTTGTCCCGCCTGTTGATGGACACAACACCACGGGGCAATTTATCCCGTCTCTTCACGGTTTCAATGGCATGGTGCCTGTCAGCCTTCCAGGGAACAATCAGTCTGTCGATTCGCGAGTTCTTGCCGCCACAGGACAGAGCGGCCCCAAATTCACTTACAATCAAGACATGTCAGGAGGAGGCCATAGTCTTCTCGGGATTGGATTCTTACAGTCTTCCGCCGGAGGGGGGGTGAGGAGCAGCTCCTCTACTACATACTTGGCGAAAGCGGACAAAAGGCCCAACTTGACAGTATTGATTAACTCTGTGGTTACGAAGCTTGTGCAGACGGGCAACGCACATTCTGGACACAAATCATTCCGCAGCGTCGAGTTTTCTGCCTCTCCGGGTACTGCTCTATCCTCCACAGGTCCAG GTAACAAGCCTGACACCGTGACCGCCAGACGAGAGGTAATCTTAGCAGCAGGCGCCGTCAATACTCCACAGATACTACAGCTTTCCGGGATTGGAGATAGCAGAGACCTCCATGAATTGGAAATCAACGCAATAATCGACAATCCTTCTGTAGGAGCCAATCTAAGTGACCACACTCTGCTTCCAAACATCTTCACTGTGAATCCACAACATGAAAGTGGGACATTTGACGGCGTCCTTAGGGACCCCATACAACTCAATGCTAGAATTGTTCAATGGCAGACCAACAAAACAGGTCTGCTGGTGAACAATATCGCCAATAACTTGGGATTTTTGAGAGTTCCGTCAAACAATCCTATATTCAAAATGATCAAGGATCCTGCTCCTGGACCAAAGTCCCCTCACTGGGAGATGATAGTCTCT AACTTCTTCCTCAGTCCAGGTGTACCAATACCGCCATCAGGTGGATTCATGACCATTGTTAATGTCCTTATTAGCCCGACCTCTC GTGGTACTGTCAAGCTGCGATCAAACAACCCGTTCGACAAGCCCCTCATCGACCCGAATTACTTGCGCACCGAGTTCGACATTGTAACCATGCGCGAGTCCGTCAAATCTACCCTTGACTTTGCATCTGCGCCCGCGTTCGCAGACTACATCTCCGGGCGCTACGGCACGGCCTTCCAGCAAGCCACGACAGACGACACGATCGACGCCTATGTGCGCTCGCTCACAACGACCATCTTTCACCCGTTCGGCACCGCAGCGATGTCGCGCCGCTCTGCGCAGTTCGGCGTTGTC